One genomic window of Devosia salina includes the following:
- a CDS encoding DAK2 domain-containing protein: MTIAQQYFSRLLSRIEARKDELNALDAALGDGDHGTTMLRGLTRAAQAESGMGAKAFMRASGGAAGTLFGLVLVAIERHLVSDADLPAELALAEARICDLGQVKAGDKSMIDALSPAVSAFSDGDLDAAIEAARQGCQATIALHARRGRAQYVEGKGRGHQDPGATSIVILFEVLRETREGQ, encoded by the coding sequence ATGACCATTGCACAACAGTATTTTTCGCGGCTGCTTTCCAGGATTGAGGCGCGCAAGGACGAGCTCAACGCGCTCGATGCCGCTCTGGGTGATGGCGACCACGGCACAACGATGCTGCGCGGTCTCACCAGGGCCGCCCAAGCGGAGTCGGGAATGGGCGCCAAGGCCTTCATGCGCGCTTCGGGTGGGGCAGCAGGTACGCTATTCGGATTGGTGCTGGTTGCCATCGAGCGGCACCTTGTTTCGGACGCAGACCTGCCGGCCGAACTGGCGCTTGCCGAAGCCCGCATATGCGATCTAGGACAGGTAAAGGCCGGTGATAAGAGCATGATTGATGCGCTCTCACCGGCCGTTTCCGCCTTCAGTGACGGTGATCTGGATGCCGCCATCGAGGCTGCGCGGCAAGGGTGCCAGGCGACAATCGCTCTCCATGCCCGCAGGGGCCGTGCCCAGTATGTCGAGGGCAAGGGCAGGGGTCATCAGGACCCCGGCGCGACCTCAATCGTAATCCTGTTTGAAGTTCTCCGCGAAACCCGGGAAGGCCAATGA
- a CDS encoding sugar phosphate isomerase/epimerase family protein, translating into MRFGIHAGLWQRAWSDNPAPIMSQVKELGYRGVELSLLGVGFSDAGKLKTLSVELDLALTCSTGLGAGEDPGSSDPERRTAAIRALTAAVRTAGAMGAQNLSGVVASPWGYFEPARKTERAKYASETLAQLDGVLREEGVVLGIEALNRFESDVTNTAAETKAIADATESQNIGVLLDTFHMNVEEKSPSDAISETGKSLVHFHISENDRGIPGTGHFDFGASAQALSQIEYDGWVVAEMFVMAGNPASADVNIWRNIEADPTEAARVTLSFMQRTFSR; encoded by the coding sequence ATGAGGTTCGGCATACATGCGGGGCTATGGCAACGCGCTTGGAGCGACAATCCGGCACCGATCATGAGTCAGGTCAAAGAGCTTGGCTATCGCGGGGTTGAGCTCTCCCTGCTGGGAGTTGGCTTTTCCGATGCGGGAAAGCTAAAGACCCTGTCGGTTGAGCTGGATCTGGCGCTGACCTGCTCGACGGGTCTGGGAGCTGGGGAGGACCCTGGTTCTTCCGATCCCGAACGTCGCACGGCAGCGATCAGGGCACTGACGGCTGCCGTGCGTACGGCAGGTGCCATGGGCGCGCAGAACCTGTCCGGGGTCGTTGCCAGTCCCTGGGGCTATTTTGAACCTGCTCGCAAGACCGAGCGCGCCAAATACGCGTCCGAAACGCTGGCCCAGCTCGATGGTGTGCTGCGCGAAGAAGGAGTTGTTCTTGGAATAGAGGCGCTAAATCGTTTTGAATCGGACGTGACCAATACCGCTGCCGAAACCAAGGCAATCGCGGATGCGACCGAAAGCCAGAACATTGGTGTGCTTCTCGACACATTCCATATGAATGTCGAGGAGAAGTCTCCTTCTGACGCGATCAGTGAGACGGGCAAGTCTCTGGTGCATTTCCATATTTCGGAGAATGACCGCGGAATACCTGGAACCGGCCACTTCGATTTTGGAGCGTCCGCGCAGGCGCTTTCGCAGATTGAGTATGATGGGTGGGTGGTAGCCGAGATGTTTGTCATGGCCGGCAATCCCGCAAGTGCTGACGTCAATATCTGGCGCAACATTGAAGCGGACCCGACCGAGGCCGCGCGGGTCACGCTGTCTTTCATGCAAAGGACCTTCTCGCGATGA
- a CDS encoding AMP-binding protein — MLNDLNADQLAKIGLVRDGVDLSISVPDDANIYSMTVGAQIAAGNGEHVAMIFEQPEGVTTWTFGEVDHAATALAAHLRGLGLGRGSLVALHTGNRPETAIAHMAICKIGGTAVTLSQLYGPDALSHALNHSEAKCLLSIEKAWAPLRNNAAEAFTHIEHVLVAEAAGPEANLTEILAGPAPADFVPELTGANDPALLMYTSGSTGMPKGILHGHRVLASYRPSINMFFNLTLEDGDAVYFSPSDWAWVGGLLDMLFPAWMAGRPVATAEARFKAEWAYEFMARHKVTHTFLPPTAIKRLADTDSPRSKYDLSLRVICTGGEALAAETLTWVERELGAVCNEFYGMTEVNHLIGNCQALYSRRPGSMGLAYPGHDVRLVDEDGVEVECGVEGEIVTRADAPTRYLGYLKNAEKEAELRLGEWMRTYDLAVRDADGYFWYKGRSDDLIKSSGFRIGPAEIEECLIAHSAVAEAAVVGKPDKDRGSIVKAFVQLARGYEPSDELTEELRDHVRIRLAPYKSPRDIAYVEGFEMTSSGKINRKKLRQAEIDAQKH, encoded by the coding sequence ATGCTGAACGATCTCAATGCCGATCAACTCGCCAAGATTGGTCTTGTGCGGGACGGAGTGGACCTTTCGATCAGCGTGCCCGATGACGCCAATATCTATTCCATGACAGTTGGCGCGCAGATCGCTGCGGGAAACGGCGAACACGTCGCTATGATCTTCGAACAGCCTGAGGGAGTAACCACCTGGACCTTTGGCGAGGTTGACCACGCGGCAACAGCCCTGGCGGCGCACCTGCGTGGTCTCGGTCTAGGACGGGGCAGCCTTGTTGCGCTGCATACCGGCAACCGCCCGGAAACGGCAATTGCGCATATGGCTATCTGCAAAATTGGCGGTACAGCCGTCACCTTGTCGCAGCTTTATGGGCCCGACGCGCTTAGCCACGCGCTCAACCACAGCGAAGCAAAATGCCTGCTGAGCATTGAAAAGGCCTGGGCTCCGCTGCGCAACAACGCCGCTGAAGCGTTCACCCATATCGAACATGTGCTGGTGGCCGAAGCTGCAGGTCCGGAAGCAAATCTGACCGAAATACTTGCCGGTCCCGCTCCCGCCGACTTCGTGCCGGAGCTGACAGGCGCCAATGATCCGGCACTGCTGATGTACACCTCCGGGTCCACCGGCATGCCCAAGGGGATCCTGCATGGGCACCGGGTACTGGCCTCCTACCGGCCCTCGATCAATATGTTCTTCAATTTGACGCTTGAGGACGGGGATGCCGTGTACTTCTCACCCTCCGACTGGGCGTGGGTCGGTGGGCTGCTTGACATGCTATTTCCAGCATGGATGGCAGGCCGTCCTGTCGCGACCGCCGAGGCGCGGTTCAAGGCCGAGTGGGCCTATGAATTCATGGCGCGCCACAAGGTCACCCATACTTTCCTCCCGCCCACTGCGATCAAGCGGCTGGCCGATACCGACAGCCCGCGGAGCAAATATGACTTGTCGCTGCGGGTCATATGCACTGGCGGCGAGGCGTTGGCGGCGGAAACGCTCACATGGGTGGAACGCGAACTTGGTGCCGTATGCAATGAGTTTTATGGGATGACCGAGGTCAACCATCTGATCGGCAATTGTCAGGCGCTTTACTCCCGCCGACCGGGCTCGATGGGGCTAGCTTATCCGGGGCACGATGTCCGGTTGGTCGACGAAGATGGTGTGGAAGTCGAGTGCGGCGTGGAGGGCGAGATCGTCACTCGGGCCGACGCGCCCACCCGCTATCTCGGTTATCTGAAAAACGCCGAGAAGGAAGCCGAACTGCGTCTGGGCGAATGGATGCGGACCTATGATCTGGCTGTTCGCGATGCCGATGGGTATTTCTGGTACAAAGGCCGCAGCGACGATTTGATCAAGTCATCTGGTTTCCGCATCGGGCCCGCCGAAATCGAAGAATGTCTGATTGCACATTCGGCAGTTGCCGAAGCCGCGGTGGTCGGCAAGCCTGACAAGGACCGCGGAAGCATCGTCAAGGCCTTCGTGCAGTTGGCGCGCGGCTATGAACCCTCCGATGAACTCACCGAAGAATTGCGCGACCACGTGCGCATACGCCTGGCACCCTACAAGTCCCCGCGTGACATCGCCTATGTCGAAGGTTTTGAGATGACGTCGTCGGGGAAAATCAACCGAAAGAAGCTGCGTCAGGCGGAAATCGACGCCCAGAAGCATTGA
- a CDS encoding thiolase family protein, with the protein MDPVVVAGGAMTPFNRRKDGSSWRDWAKDAFFAALADTDLERQDIDALIVASESDFFTLQLNPVSVLADDLALLGKPVMRVEGGGASGHLAVQAAVMQVLSGQASRVAVVGVEALASHLPGATVSTLYGLSFDAWTDGMTGIDSTALYALSAMAFQARTGADERDFAAVAVRNRDNARLNDFAHLPLAISVEDVLSSPIIAAPYHRLDCSPLSDGAACIVVGRGSGLPDTARDRARLVGIGAANDRVRLGERADPGHFGSKRIAAERALAGAGWVHSDIDIAEVYDSYSGAQLQAIEGLGLSTNVLADERAGRFDAQGDLPINLSGGLLGQGAPVGATGVAQVLTIARQLEGRYWGRKPSRAPRRGLVDTHGGIATVCAVSILEAP; encoded by the coding sequence ATGGACCCCGTCGTAGTTGCTGGCGGTGCAATGACGCCGTTCAACCGCCGCAAGGATGGCTCGTCATGGCGCGACTGGGCGAAAGACGCCTTTTTTGCCGCTCTGGCCGACACAGATCTTGAGCGGCAGGACATTGACGCCCTTATCGTCGCCAGCGAGAGCGACTTCTTCACCCTGCAACTAAACCCGGTCAGTGTTCTGGCCGACGATCTGGCTTTGCTCGGAAAGCCGGTGATGCGCGTCGAGGGGGGCGGCGCGTCGGGGCATTTGGCGGTGCAGGCAGCCGTGATGCAGGTGCTGTCAGGCCAGGCCAGCCGTGTCGCCGTAGTTGGGGTCGAGGCGCTGGCGAGCCATTTGCCGGGTGCCACGGTATCAACGCTCTACGGGCTCTCGTTTGACGCCTGGACTGATGGGATGACCGGAATCGATTCGACAGCGCTCTATGCGCTGTCTGCCATGGCGTTTCAGGCACGGACCGGGGCCGATGAGAGGGACTTTGCTGCCGTTGCGGTGCGCAATCGTGACAATGCACGCCTCAATGACTTTGCCCATTTGCCTCTCGCAATCAGCGTGGAAGATGTTCTCTCTTCCCCGATCATTGCCGCGCCCTACCACCGGCTCGACTGCTCGCCACTGAGCGACGGGGCAGCATGTATCGTTGTGGGGCGTGGTTCGGGTCTGCCGGACACTGCGCGCGATCGCGCCAGGCTGGTGGGCATCGGGGCGGCCAATGATCGCGTCCGCTTGGGGGAAAGGGCCGACCCGGGCCATTTCGGCAGCAAACGCATCGCCGCTGAGCGGGCCCTTGCCGGTGCCGGTTGGGTGCACTCTGATATCGACATTGCCGAAGTCTATGACAGCTATTCGGGCGCACAACTCCAGGCAATCGAAGGGCTTGGCCTGAGCACGAACGTGCTCGCTGATGAGCGTGCGGGGCGCTTTGATGCGCAGGGCGATCTGCCCATCAATCTTTCCGGCGGGCTGCTAGGGCAGGGCGCTCCGGTCGGTGCAACCGGGGTAGCGCAGGTGCTTACAATCGCCCGCCAGCTCGAAGGTCGGTATTGGGGGCGCAAGCCCTCCCGGGCACCCCGCCGGGGTCTCGTCGACACTCATGGCGGCATCGCCACTGTGTGCGCAGTGAGCATTCTGGAGGCGCCATGA
- a CDS encoding MFS transporter → MSRVKSIDAVTRHGSAQLLLWSAFYYLLPALLPHMSDDGLLLNDLTGAITIAALVWAALIPVAGRLVDRGHGIAMMRIGGVIGVGLLVLMTFVPYAALPLVIVALGVPMAATLYDPCFAILLRTTGLDARRAITTVTLIAGLATLLTFPLVMLVATIWPWQGVVLVFAVIASLGVASIPDGGSDTASNPVDVSSPVRSPLRTRMNLVLISVPFGLAMFSHAALLFLLPLALLKINGANSWALYLPAILGPAQIAGRALWRRMALRGKPKGAASVMFALFLLPPMILLVSPSHWAGVLLALLIQGGLYGIHTVLRPLVAASVLPMSSLGQTLGSVATIGLLMMAAAPALGGVVMQNLGFQGLIASLLAVNLAALGVAVFGKFELQGRARWTPS, encoded by the coding sequence GTGTCGCGAGTGAAAAGCATTGATGCGGTGACGCGGCATGGCAGCGCGCAACTGTTGCTGTGGTCCGCATTCTACTACCTGCTTCCCGCGCTGCTGCCGCACATGAGCGACGATGGGTTGCTCCTCAACGATCTCACGGGCGCCATAACGATCGCAGCCCTCGTCTGGGCGGCACTTATTCCCGTTGCTGGGCGATTGGTCGACCGGGGCCATGGCATTGCTATGATGCGCATTGGCGGTGTGATTGGGGTCGGGCTGCTGGTTCTGATGACGTTCGTGCCCTATGCCGCACTACCGCTGGTGATCGTGGCGCTTGGCGTACCCATGGCTGCCACGCTTTACGATCCGTGCTTTGCAATTCTGTTGCGCACGACCGGTCTTGACGCCAGGCGGGCCATCACAACGGTGACGCTGATTGCCGGGCTTGCCACATTGCTCACCTTTCCATTGGTCATGCTGGTCGCCACCATATGGCCCTGGCAAGGTGTGGTGCTGGTCTTTGCAGTTATCGCATCTCTGGGCGTCGCCAGTATTCCCGATGGCGGAAGTGACACGGCCTCCAACCCTGTGGATGTCTCATCGCCGGTTAGGTCGCCGCTCCGCACGAGGATGAATCTGGTGCTGATCTCGGTGCCATTCGGGCTGGCGATGTTTTCCCATGCCGCTTTGCTGTTCCTGCTTCCCCTGGCGCTGCTGAAGATCAACGGTGCGAACAGCTGGGCCTTGTACCTGCCCGCCATTCTCGGGCCCGCCCAGATTGCCGGGCGGGCGTTGTGGCGCCGGATGGCGCTTCGGGGCAAGCCCAAGGGCGCAGCGAGCGTCATGTTCGCCTTATTCCTTTTGCCCCCCATGATCCTTCTGGTCTCGCCGTCGCACTGGGCGGGCGTCCTGCTCGCGCTTTTGATTCAGGGCGGGCTCTACGGCATCCACACCGTCTTGCGCCCGCTTGTTGCGGCCTCCGTGCTGCCGATGTCCAGCCTCGGCCAAACTCTTGGCTCGGTTGCTACCATTGGCCTGTTGATGATGGCAGCGGCACCCGCTCTGGGAGGCGTCGTGATGCAGAATCTAGGCTTTCAAGGGCTGATCGCATCGTTGTTGGCAGTCAATCTGGCCGCCCTTGGTGTTGCCGTGTTTGGAAAGTTTGAATTGCAAGGGAGAGCAAGATGGACCCCGTCGTAG
- a CDS encoding DUF2384 domain-containing protein yields MQAQGLDLGATRYGEEGSRFLSPQRLSEQLGVTQAELARLAGVARNTLTAKSATRKVDAALSPIVRILTLAAEMAGDESRAVIWFKHQPIPGWAGKTAYDLVEERKADQVLAYLEAVRAGVYA; encoded by the coding sequence ATGCAGGCGCAAGGGCTCGACTTGGGAGCCACCCGTTATGGGGAAGAGGGATCGCGATTTCTATCGCCGCAGCGGCTGTCGGAGCAGCTAGGCGTGACCCAGGCCGAGCTTGCAAGGCTCGCAGGTGTTGCCCGCAATACCCTCACCGCAAAGTCAGCCACGCGAAAGGTGGATGCGGCGCTCAGTCCGATTGTGCGCATTCTGACGCTGGCCGCGGAAATGGCGGGCGACGAGAGCCGGGCCGTCATCTGGTTCAAGCACCAGCCCATTCCCGGCTGGGCCGGCAAGACCGCATACGATCTTGTCGAGGAGCGCAAGGCGGACCAGGTCCTGGCCTATCTCGAGGCTGTTCGAGCGGGCGTTTATGCCTGA
- a CDS encoding RES family NAD+ phosphorylase, with product MPDAEAAGPLILWRAYVPKWSYVPLSGDGAARFGGRWNPPGVPAIYAARELSTAWAEYNQGFVQHPALIAQLELAGARLADLTVPAVMEEHGFDQAIHRSEWRSELDKGEVPAPHLVYRQLFGAGFDGVIYPSFMSPGGSCVALWRWNSPGAPVLRVIDPDGRLPTSPASWRKP from the coding sequence ATGCCTGACGCAGAGGCAGCCGGACCGCTGATCCTCTGGCGTGCCTACGTCCCCAAATGGTCCTATGTGCCTCTGTCAGGAGACGGGGCGGCCCGTTTCGGCGGGCGCTGGAATCCTCCCGGAGTGCCGGCAATCTACGCGGCGCGGGAACTTTCGACCGCGTGGGCCGAATATAATCAGGGGTTCGTTCAGCACCCGGCGTTGATTGCCCAGCTCGAGCTCGCCGGCGCAAGGCTTGCCGATCTTACAGTGCCAGCAGTCATGGAAGAACATGGCTTTGACCAGGCCATCCATCGATCGGAATGGCGGTCGGAACTCGATAAGGGCGAAGTTCCAGCACCTCATTTGGTCTATCGCCAACTGTTTGGCGCAGGTTTTGACGGCGTAATCTATCCATCGTTCATGTCGCCTGGCGGGAGTTGCGTCGCTCTATGGCGATGGAACAGTCCAGGCGCTCCCGTTCTGCGCGTTATCGATCCGGATGGTCGACTTCCGACATCGCCGGCGTCATGGCGAAAACCCTAA
- the istA gene encoding IS21 family transposase: protein MPGRHVTDHQMRLFMKLRQTHATETASAKTGISRATGYRLLQDPILPSQRREPRGRRRPDPLVHIFEAEVVPLLQAAPGLRPVAIYEELLRRHPDLQSGIRRTLERRIRAWRAIHGAERDVIFRQVHEPGRLGLSDFTDLGGLGVTIAGQRLNHLLYHFRLPWSGFEHAHVILGGESFVALAEGLQNALWSAGGAPHYHRSDSLSAAFRNLDAEARTDLTTRYEALCSHYGMTPTRNNKGVAHENGSIESAHGHLKGAIRDGLLMRGSPDFEDLSSYRAFVDEIISRRNANRGKGIEAERAHLQVLPERRTTDFEEVIVTVSSTGGFTLRKVFYTVPSRLIGHRLRVRLFDDRLEVFMGGTHLLTLPRGRAQANGKHDQVVNYHHVIHSLRKKPMALLHLVYRDKLFPRPEYRRAFEALCAAMPERPACKITVELLALAHDRNCEGELASELGQVLRSGSLPDLAALRRRFSPDPAALPQVFVQPVCLDSYQVLVGTQDMAGERA from the coding sequence GTGCCGGGGCGCCATGTAACCGATCATCAGATGAGGCTTTTCATGAAGCTCAGACAAACCCACGCTACCGAGACGGCGTCAGCCAAGACCGGGATAAGCCGCGCGACAGGCTACCGGCTGCTACAGGACCCGATATTGCCGTCCCAGAGGCGAGAACCTCGAGGGCGACGACGCCCTGATCCTCTTGTGCACATTTTCGAGGCTGAAGTTGTGCCGTTGCTGCAGGCAGCGCCGGGGCTGCGACCTGTCGCCATTTACGAGGAACTGCTGCGCCGCCACCCCGACCTGCAGTCCGGCATTCGCCGTACACTGGAGCGTCGTATTCGCGCCTGGCGGGCCATCCATGGCGCCGAGCGAGATGTTATTTTCCGGCAGGTTCACGAACCGGGACGGCTGGGGCTTTCGGACTTTACTGATCTGGGCGGGCTTGGCGTCACCATTGCCGGGCAGCGGTTGAACCACCTGCTGTACCACTTCCGTCTGCCTTGGTCTGGCTTCGAACATGCTCACGTCATTCTGGGCGGGGAGAGCTTTGTTGCTCTGGCCGAGGGGCTGCAGAATGCTTTGTGGTCAGCCGGTGGTGCTCCTCATTATCACCGCAGCGACAGCCTCTCGGCCGCCTTCCGCAATCTTGACGCCGAGGCCAGAACAGATCTCACGACGCGATACGAGGCTCTTTGCTCTCACTATGGGATGACCCCGACGCGGAATAACAAGGGCGTGGCCCATGAGAACGGCTCGATCGAGAGTGCTCATGGCCATCTCAAGGGCGCGATCCGGGATGGCCTGCTGATGCGTGGCAGCCCTGACTTCGAGGATCTGAGCTCCTACCGCGCCTTTGTCGACGAGATCATCAGCCGGCGCAATGCGAACCGGGGTAAAGGCATAGAGGCGGAGCGAGCGCATCTGCAGGTTCTGCCTGAGCGCCGCACCACGGACTTCGAGGAGGTGATCGTCACCGTCTCCAGCACGGGCGGGTTCACCTTGCGCAAGGTGTTCTACACCGTGCCTTCCCGCCTCATCGGACACCGATTGAGGGTGCGTCTGTTCGATGACAGGCTGGAAGTGTTCATGGGCGGAACGCATTTGCTGACCCTGCCCAGAGGGCGCGCTCAGGCCAACGGCAAGCATGACCAGGTGGTGAACTACCATCACGTCATCCACTCCTTGCGCAAGAAGCCCATGGCGCTGCTGCACCTGGTTTATCGCGACAAGCTCTTCCCCCGACCGGAATATCGTCGCGCATTCGAGGCCCTGTGTGCGGCGATGCCGGAACGGCCCGCCTGCAAGATCACAGTCGAACTTCTGGCACTCGCACATGATCGCAACTGTGAAGGAGAACTGGCCAGCGAGTTGGGTCAGGTGCTCCGTTCCGGTAGCCTGCCTGATCTGGCGGCGTTGCGGAGAAGGTTCTCTCCAGATCCCGCCGCCTTGCCCCAGGTCTTTGTGCAGCCCGTCTGTCTGGACAGCTACCAGGTTCTGGTCGGAACCCAGGACATGGCGGGAGAACGCGCATGA